The Algoriphagus sp. TR-M9 genome has a window encoding:
- a CDS encoding glycosyltransferase family 4 protein has protein sequence MKVGIVTYALNIGGVERVILNLYQGLERAGYEPTVFEVMKIGEWSRKFQSMGLRVKKVLPYFWQSKKAHAFRILTELEAFPILFLNDVQYVHSILGFLPPSTRVFPIVHGNLESMLYNASFNLTQIQNILCVNSILAERLQKEYDVDEKMICVVSNSLESVNDPPSFLNRRNKFVYLGRLNDFEKGIMDIPEIFKIISRYNPNLHVDIYGSGELEEEFRAKVSELNLQKIIHLKGQLSPDRVNQVLSEYKYLIFPSKFESGALVLKEAMINGVVPFAYRLKGQTDVIITHGENGFMAEPGDVSEFAKNILSNYSNSTKMFSISENAIRTIKDKFSMEAMMATYLNIIEQGTKSDDPLRSSKLEVKILEEFPSIPIFLIRPLRKALRIIGLHQ, from the coding sequence ATGAAAGTTGGGATAGTCACATATGCACTGAATATTGGGGGTGTTGAAAGGGTGATTTTAAACTTGTACCAAGGTCTAGAAAGAGCTGGGTATGAACCTACTGTTTTTGAAGTGATGAAAATAGGTGAATGGAGTAGAAAATTTCAGTCCATGGGCCTAAGGGTGAAAAAGGTTCTGCCATATTTTTGGCAGAGTAAAAAAGCTCACGCATTTAGAATTTTAACGGAATTAGAAGCTTTCCCTATTTTATTTTTAAATGATGTTCAATACGTACATAGCATTTTAGGATTTTTGCCGCCTTCGACTCGAGTTTTTCCAATAGTCCATGGCAACCTAGAATCCATGCTTTACAATGCATCTTTCAACCTCACACAAATTCAAAATATTCTTTGTGTCAATTCTATTCTTGCCGAACGATTGCAAAAGGAGTATGATGTAGATGAAAAAATGATTTGCGTCGTCAGTAACTCACTAGAAAGCGTCAACGATCCCCCATCCTTTCTCAATAGACGGAATAAATTTGTGTATTTAGGAAGGTTAAATGATTTTGAAAAAGGTATCATGGATATACCCGAAATTTTTAAGATAATTAGCAGGTACAATCCTAACCTACATGTGGACATCTACGGCTCTGGAGAATTAGAAGAAGAATTTAGGGCTAAAGTGAGTGAGTTAAATCTTCAAAAGATAATTCATCTAAAAGGCCAATTAAGCCCTGATAGGGTTAATCAGGTTTTATCAGAGTATAAATATTTGATTTTCCCTTCAAAATTCGAAAGTGGCGCCCTAGTTCTTAAGGAGGCAATGATAAACGGAGTGGTTCCGTTTGCCTATAGGCTTAAAGGGCAGACTGATGTAATTATTACCCATGGGGAAAACGGTTTTATGGCTGAACCCGGAGATGTATCTGAGTTCGCAAAAAATATCCTTTCAAACTATTCAAACTCAACTAAGATGTTTAGCATTAGTGAGAATGCAATTCGAACCATAAAGGATAAATTTTCTATGGAGGCAATGATGGCTACTTATTTAAATATTATAGAACAAGGTACAAAATCAGATGATCCTTTAAGGTCTTCTAAGCTAGAGGTAAAGATCCTTGAAGAATTCCCTTCGATTCCAATTTTCTTAATTAGACCCCTGCGTAAAGCCTTGCGAATAATAGGACTACATCAATGA
- a CDS encoding glycosyltransferase family protein — MRSIRILFITTAFPPYEFSEALVNAKLVKSLMNKGHDVHVVSRPATIVYANSWSGEWEPFRDQVYYPNSSNKSKWEFHLKTIKGLLRYKLPVEGIRWGLEAEILANKLHQDKPFDVIMTRMPSLFPHMLGLRLGALWKVPVICNWNDPTDDIRPFGNKVSKCRSLLLKYISRKAFKSASLNTFPSKRLRDHYLKTNLSGISSPTEIVPHIGFYPDFELNHNQQGIVKIAHAGNMLDNINLDLLLVSFKSIWEKGLSFEFHVFGIVQQKLLSKIEAMGLEKAIIIHNPLRYTEMILRLMEFDYLMILEAQYEEGILMLSKLSDYASLGKPIIALSPRNGVTKDYLMGEKGFYVYDNSNQEEIEIGLTEIINEFPAIDFPRSDNRLWTDVNPSKILETYEQIFDRLYI, encoded by the coding sequence ATGAGATCAATAAGAATTCTTTTTATTACGACTGCATTTCCACCATACGAATTTTCTGAAGCCTTAGTAAATGCTAAACTAGTGAAATCACTGATGAACAAGGGACATGACGTACATGTGGTTTCCAGACCTGCGACGATAGTTTATGCCAATTCCTGGTCAGGAGAGTGGGAGCCCTTTCGTGATCAGGTTTATTACCCAAATTCTAGCAACAAGTCTAAATGGGAATTTCATTTAAAAACGATTAAAGGTTTGCTCAGGTATAAGCTGCCGGTAGAGGGTATACGATGGGGGTTGGAGGCTGAAATCCTTGCAAACAAGTTACATCAGGATAAACCCTTTGATGTAATCATGACCAGAATGCCCTCTTTATTTCCTCATATGCTAGGATTGAGGTTAGGAGCTCTCTGGAAAGTGCCAGTAATTTGCAATTGGAATGATCCTACAGATGATATTCGTCCATTTGGAAATAAAGTTTCAAAGTGTAGATCATTACTCCTCAAATATATTTCTAGAAAAGCTTTTAAATCCGCATCACTAAACACCTTTCCGTCTAAAAGACTCCGTGACCATTATCTTAAAACTAATCTTTCAGGAATTTCATCGCCTACAGAAATTGTTCCTCACATTGGCTTTTATCCTGATTTTGAACTGAATCACAATCAGCAGGGAATAGTTAAAATTGCCCATGCTGGTAACATGTTGGATAATATTAACCTTGACTTATTACTTGTATCATTTAAATCTATTTGGGAAAAAGGGTTATCTTTTGAGTTTCATGTTTTTGGTATAGTCCAACAGAAACTACTGTCTAAAATTGAGGCAATGGGGCTAGAAAAGGCTATAATCATCCATAATCCACTAAGATATACCGAAATGATCTTACGATTAATGGAGTTTGATTATTTGATGATTTTGGAAGCTCAGTACGAGGAAGGGATTCTTATGTTAAGCAAGCTTTCAGATTATGCTTCCCTTGGCAAACCAATTATAGCCCTTTCCCCTAGAAATGGAGTGACTAAAGATTATTTGATGGGCGAGAAAGGATTCTATGTCTACGACAATAGTAATCAAGAGGAAATAGAGATAGGGCTAACCGAAATAATAAATGAGTTTCCAGCCATTGATTTTCCTAGATCCGATAATCGGTTGTGGACAGATGTAAATCCGAGCAAAATTTTAGAAACTTATGAACAAATTTTCGATCGGTTATATATATGA
- a CDS encoding MraY family glycosyltransferase, with amino-acid sequence MNQFLALVSAFGLGVLILPILIIVLKKANIGDIPGGRKIHRKVTPSMGGIAIIFASLVSFGIWGWYMSPGTMRFVVLAISIMFFIGVRDDLSPLSALNKLFMQLGALLLIYYYADIRVTNFHGFLGLNELPEFASFLVTLFILFAITNAYNLIDGIDGLAGTIAFIPLLILGFWFDAVGFIGYSIFCFALLGAIIAFLTFNWHPAKIFMGDTGSLPVGFALAILVVAFMNINSSLAIQNEFRISPSFSFALALVLIPAFDMGRVFAKRVSSGKHPMKADKNHLHHLLMRFGMNMPKVVTILTLSQISILLGVVLMRNFSDALVVPIVCLLVLGSGVVLELVTPHFLKLKIMKGLPRLNDWSAPKSKPTVEPEEFKNWPINMN; translated from the coding sequence ATGAATCAATTTTTAGCCTTAGTCTCAGCCTTCGGATTGGGAGTGTTGATTTTGCCAATCCTCATAATAGTACTCAAGAAAGCAAACATTGGTGACATTCCAGGTGGGCGGAAAATTCATCGAAAGGTTACGCCATCGATGGGAGGGATTGCGATTATTTTTGCTAGTCTAGTTTCATTTGGTATTTGGGGATGGTACATGTCTCCTGGAACCATGAGATTTGTGGTTTTAGCAATTTCTATTATGTTTTTTATAGGGGTTCGAGATGATCTTTCTCCTCTAAGTGCGTTAAATAAGCTATTTATGCAGTTAGGGGCTCTCCTTTTAATTTATTACTATGCGGATATTCGAGTTACTAATTTTCATGGATTTCTAGGATTAAATGAACTTCCTGAATTTGCTAGTTTTTTGGTCACTCTGTTTATTCTCTTTGCGATTACTAATGCGTATAACCTGATTGATGGGATAGATGGCTTGGCAGGCACCATTGCTTTTATTCCTTTATTGATTCTCGGTTTTTGGTTTGATGCAGTTGGATTTATTGGGTATTCGATATTTTGTTTTGCTCTTTTAGGGGCTATAATTGCTTTTTTAACTTTCAATTGGCACCCAGCCAAGATTTTCATGGGTGATACAGGGTCTCTGCCCGTTGGGTTTGCTCTTGCAATTTTAGTAGTGGCATTTATGAATATAAATTCAAGTCTAGCCATTCAAAATGAATTTAGAATCTCCCCAAGTTTTAGTTTTGCACTTGCTTTAGTGTTAATACCAGCATTTGATATGGGACGTGTTTTTGCAAAGAGAGTTTCGAGTGGCAAACATCCTATGAAAGCAGATAAAAATCACCTTCACCATTTACTGATGAGATTTGGAATGAACATGCCAAAAGTGGTTACAATTCTTACACTTTCACAAATTTCTATTCTTCTAGGAGTTGTCCTAATGCGCAATTTTTCAGATGCCCTGGTAGTTCCAATAGTATGTCTTTTGGTACTGGGGTCTGGAGTGGTTTTGGAATTGGTAACTCCTCACTTCCTTAAATTAAAGATTATGAAAGGACTTCCACGTCTGAATGACTGGAGCGCTCCCAAATCCAAGCCAACTGTAGAGCCGGAAGAGTTCAAAAATTGGCCAATCAATATGAATTAA
- a CDS encoding glucosamine inositolphosphorylceramide transferase family protein codes for MKYPYKVKIGLLTKPLENLDPWEIELFDQLLDLDFLEIAVLILDGRTIEVEQEPKKGLKSLWPGNFLWKWQKIIEKKIFKPVGTNSDKVKQLFLSTSIVRMLPDRKGFVDYFDRKESEKLKGLDLDVILRHEFNIIKGGILNIPKYGVWSLHHGDNFVNRGGPAGFWEIIEKHEVVGVTLQKLTPELDGGLIIEKAFYNINWSFIKNQQFIQFSSIQLVLKNIRKISYGRFDLSKSLTYSYPLYRSPGLAATLAYLTNFYKEFFLLVYHRFLSKKGDNFWKLYFGKGEFIYAPLFRAKEIPVPEGEFWADPFLLVKDGVKYLFFERFRFERQSACISVGILENARVSGIKDVIDDGSHMSYPNVFEDEGEIFMIPETCAKKRLEVYKAVDFPYKWELYSTAFEGEQIADVNFMRDTEGKAWIFFSKGFWHDLNSDLYIYQIDSLRLEKLTPHLLNPVIIDARIARNGGKIYQKNDEYFRPSQRNVKGKYGFGVNVNQILELSLEEYNETKIVSAYPSFKPNITGFHHVDSHDDFYLMDVAIRKE; via the coding sequence ATGAAATACCCATATAAGGTGAAAATTGGTTTACTCACCAAGCCCTTGGAGAACTTAGACCCTTGGGAAATTGAATTGTTTGATCAATTATTAGATCTTGATTTTTTGGAAATAGCTGTCCTAATTCTTGATGGGCGCACTATTGAAGTGGAACAAGAACCAAAGAAGGGACTAAAAAGTCTTTGGCCCGGGAATTTTTTGTGGAAATGGCAAAAAATAATAGAAAAAAAAATCTTTAAACCGGTCGGTACTAATTCTGATAAAGTAAAGCAACTGTTTTTGTCAACTTCTATAGTTCGTATGCTCCCTGATAGAAAGGGCTTTGTGGATTATTTTGATAGAAAGGAAAGTGAAAAACTAAAAGGTTTAGATCTTGATGTAATACTTCGTCACGAATTCAACATTATCAAAGGGGGAATATTGAATATCCCCAAATATGGAGTCTGGAGTCTTCATCACGGTGATAATTTTGTGAATAGGGGAGGACCAGCAGGTTTTTGGGAAATTATAGAGAAACATGAAGTAGTAGGGGTTACTCTTCAGAAGTTGACTCCGGAGTTAGATGGGGGTTTGATTATTGAAAAGGCGTTTTATAACATTAATTGGTCTTTTATAAAAAACCAGCAATTCATCCAATTCTCATCCATACAGCTTGTTTTAAAGAATATCAGGAAAATTAGTTATGGTAGATTTGATTTGTCAAAATCACTTACTTATAGTTACCCACTATACAGAAGCCCGGGATTAGCTGCCACATTGGCTTATTTAACTAATTTTTACAAAGAATTTTTCTTATTAGTTTATCACAGGTTCTTATCCAAAAAGGGAGATAATTTTTGGAAATTATATTTTGGAAAAGGTGAGTTCATATATGCTCCTCTATTTAGAGCTAAAGAAATTCCTGTTCCAGAAGGGGAGTTTTGGGCTGATCCTTTTTTGCTTGTTAAGGATGGCGTCAAATACTTGTTCTTTGAAAGGTTCAGATTTGAAAGGCAATCAGCTTGTATTAGCGTAGGGATATTGGAAAACGCAAGGGTTTCTGGGATCAAAGATGTAATTGATGACGGTTCACATATGTCATATCCGAACGTTTTTGAAGATGAAGGTGAAATATTCATGATTCCTGAAACGTGCGCTAAAAAGAGGTTAGAAGTTTATAAGGCAGTTGACTTTCCTTATAAGTGGGAGCTTTATTCTACTGCCTTTGAAGGTGAACAAATTGCCGACGTTAACTTTATGCGAGATACTGAGGGGAAAGCTTGGATTTTCTTTAGTAAGGGCTTCTGGCACGATTTGAATTCAGACCTGTATATTTATCAAATAGACTCCTTGAGACTGGAGAAATTAACGCCACATTTACTGAATCCAGTGATTATTGATGCTAGAATTGCTAGAAATGGAGGGAAAATTTATCAAAAAAATGATGAATATTTTAGACCAAGTCAAAGAAATGTTAAAGGAAAATATGGTTTCGGAGTTAATGTCAATCAAATATTAGAACTAAGTCTTGAGGAATATAATGAAACGAAAATCGTATCAGCTTATCCTTCATTTAAACCAAATATTACAGGCTTCCATCATGTGGACAGTCATGATGATTTTTATTTAATGGATGTGGCCATTAGGAAGGAATAG